A single Filimonas effusa DNA region contains:
- a CDS encoding SusC/RagA family TonB-linked outer membrane protein: protein MKYSFKIHKRIALLLGCCLLFSGIKSQESSIRVAGKVTNEKGAPIEAASVTIAGSQTGTTTNAEGRFTLNARSGVLLFITYIGYDTLKVKAAAEINVALVPVSAALEDVIVVGYGRQRRTDVTGSISSVSPKDFNQGVTASPDQLLTGKVAGLTIVRNSGDPTGGATIQLRGPSSLTAGINPFYVIDGVPGANIDLIAPADIVSMDILKDASSAAIYGSRAANGVIMVTTKKGKSGKPVVAYSGYAALDAISKRVEVLGADEYTKFLADNNMTVSASESGHNTNWQNEIFRNGISHNHNISIAGGNSDTRFSASVNYFEQEGIVKKNDIKRLVTRLGVEQSLFDNKVRASLNVVTSNIRSHHVDYGIFNYAARFLPVSPIKSDAAEYEQYGGYFQVPGRTNYYNPVAWLNQREEPRTRNIFQTFGKIEADLTRDLMFVVTGSVQREMYDNKTYMSIYNINPTAIGKGYANRTVYTNSDKVFESNLTYTAPFTDEQKLKLMVGYSYQNTITNDGLYGQNNTFSSDGLGPNNLGAGGGASAGLINPFDGTPAKQESTLLAYFGRVNYAWADRYLLTATVRRDGSSKFGKNNRWALFPSVSVAWKITQENFMKDQRLFNDLKLRMGYGVSGNQNISPYASLTQYGTGSDQFLYNGSFINSLAVTQNPNPNLKWETTKMYNFGLDFTVLKGRLSGTVEYYDKKTSDLLYSYNVPTPPYLFNTLLANGGTMSNKGIEVSLNATVITTAHFTWKSFGNFARNKNKVGSISGNIANLNLERVLTGGDYFAGFDGWTAQTTSVLLPGQPIGTFFTAKYVGYDAAAKKTIYQTPSGKLKTSDQLESPGDYQIVGYALPKFTYGWGNSFTYKGFDLAFFVRGVYGNKIYNASRADLSRLTQAGVTNVSPLAVKDGVFEAPVNSSRWLESGSFLRMDNATLGYNVPVKKGNVFKSLRFYFTGTNVFTITEYTGVDPEVNMGGLAPGVDSRNYYPKTRSFIFGVDVRL, encoded by the coding sequence ATGAAATACTCATTTAAGATCCATAAACGGATAGCCTTATTGCTGGGCTGCTGTTTATTGTTCTCCGGTATAAAAAGCCAGGAGAGCAGTATACGCGTAGCCGGGAAAGTTACCAATGAAAAAGGAGCGCCCATTGAAGCCGCTTCTGTAACAATAGCCGGCTCGCAAACCGGCACAACTACCAATGCCGAAGGACGCTTTACGCTCAACGCCCGCTCCGGCGTCCTGTTGTTTATTACCTATATAGGCTACGATACCCTGAAAGTAAAAGCCGCAGCAGAAATTAATGTAGCGCTGGTTCCGGTCAGCGCCGCTCTGGAAGATGTAATTGTAGTTGGTTATGGCCGGCAACGTCGTACCGATGTTACCGGTTCTATCAGCAGCGTCTCCCCCAAAGATTTTAACCAGGGCGTTACTGCTAGCCCGGACCAGCTTCTGACAGGTAAAGTCGCAGGTTTAACGATCGTAAGAAACAGCGGCGACCCCACAGGTGGCGCTACTATTCAGTTGCGTGGCCCCTCTTCTCTAACCGCAGGTATCAACCCCTTTTACGTGATCGATGGCGTACCGGGAGCCAATATCGATTTGATTGCCCCGGCCGATATTGTCTCCATGGATATCCTGAAAGACGCATCCTCCGCTGCGATCTATGGATCGCGCGCCGCCAACGGTGTGATCATGGTCACAACAAAAAAAGGAAAAAGCGGTAAGCCCGTAGTGGCCTATAGCGGCTATGCAGCATTGGACGCTATTTCAAAACGAGTGGAAGTGTTGGGGGCAGATGAATACACAAAGTTCCTGGCAGATAATAATATGACTGTTTCAGCCAGTGAAAGCGGGCATAACACCAACTGGCAGAACGAAATTTTCAGGAACGGTATATCCCATAATCACAATATCAGTATTGCCGGCGGAAACAGCGATACCCGCTTTTCTGCCTCTGTTAACTATTTTGAGCAGGAAGGTATTGTAAAGAAAAACGATATAAAACGTTTGGTTACACGCCTGGGGGTTGAGCAGTCTTTATTCGATAATAAGGTGAGAGCCAGTTTGAACGTGGTAACAAGTAATATTCGCTCTCATCATGTCGACTATGGCATCTTTAACTACGCTGCAAGGTTTTTGCCGGTATCTCCCATTAAAAGTGATGCCGCAGAATACGAACAGTATGGCGGCTATTTCCAGGTGCCAGGCAGAACCAATTATTATAACCCGGTAGCTTGGCTCAATCAAAGAGAAGAGCCCCGTACCCGTAACATATTCCAGACTTTTGGTAAAATAGAAGCAGACCTTACCCGCGACCTCATGTTTGTAGTAACAGGCTCTGTGCAGCGCGAAATGTATGATAATAAGACCTACATGTCTATTTATAACATTAACCCCACCGCCATAGGAAAAGGATATGCAAATAGAACTGTTTATACCAACTCCGATAAAGTGTTTGAATCCAATCTAACCTACACGGCACCGTTTACCGATGAACAAAAGTTAAAGCTCATGGTTGGCTATTCTTACCAGAACACCATAACTAATGATGGATTATATGGTCAGAATAATACCTTCTCCTCCGATGGCCTTGGCCCCAACAACCTGGGCGCAGGAGGTGGCGCATCTGCCGGGCTGATCAACCCCTTCGATGGAACGCCTGCCAAACAGGAATCAACCCTGCTGGCCTATTTTGGCCGTGTCAATTATGCCTGGGCCGATAGGTACTTGCTTACTGCTACAGTAAGAAGGGATGGCTCCTCCAAATTCGGTAAGAACAACCGCTGGGCATTGTTCCCCTCCGTTTCTGTTGCCTGGAAAATAACACAGGAAAACTTCATGAAAGACCAGCGCCTGTTTAACGATCTCAAGCTGCGAATGGGCTATGGCGTATCCGGTAACCAGAACATATCGCCTTATGCCTCTCTTACACAGTACGGAACAGGCTCCGATCAGTTCCTGTATAATGGCTCGTTTATAAACAGCCTTGCGGTAACACAAAACCCGAACCCCAACCTCAAATGGGAAACCACAAAAATGTACAACTTTGGTCTTGATTTTACTGTCCTCAAAGGACGGTTATCCGGTACCGTAGAATACTACGACAAAAAGACTTCCGATCTGCTTTATAGCTATAACGTGCCTACACCTCCCTATCTGTTTAATACGCTGCTCGCCAATGGTGGTACCATGAGTAATAAGGGTATTGAAGTATCTCTGAATGCTACCGTTATAACAACCGCGCATTTTACCTGGAAATCATTCGGAAACTTTGCACGCAACAAGAATAAGGTAGGAAGTATCTCAGGCAACATCGCCAACCTTAACCTCGAAAGGGTATTGACAGGCGGCGATTATTTTGCCGGCTTTGATGGCTGGACGGCACAAACGACCAGCGTATTATTGCCCGGCCAGCCCATAGGCACTTTCTTTACCGCGAAATATGTAGGCTACGATGCCGCAGCTAAAAAAACAATCTATCAAACGCCTTCAGGAAAGCTGAAAACTTCCGACCAGCTGGAATCGCCCGGCGATTACCAGATTGTAGGATATGCCTTGCCGAAATTTACCTACGGATGGGGCAACAGCTTTACTTATAAAGGATTTGATCTTGCCTTTTTTGTTCGCGGTGTATATGGCAATAAGATCTATAATGCTTCCCGTGCCGACTTATCACGTTTAACGCAGGCAGGCGTTACCAATGTTTCTCCCCTGGCAGTAAAAGACGGCGTGTTCGAAGCGCCGGTGAACTCGAGCAGGTGGCTCGAAAGCGGCTCATTCCTGCGTATGGATAATGCAACGCTGGGATATAATGTTCCTGTAAAAAAAGGTAATGTATTTAAAAGCCTGCGCTTTTATTTCACCGGCACCAATGTATTTACCATCACGGAATACACCGGCGTTGATCCCGAAGTAAATATGGGCGGACTGGCGCCCGGCGTGGACAGCAGGAACTACTATCCTAAAACACGGTCATTCATTTTCGGCGTGGATGTGAGATTGTAA
- a CDS encoding DUF6377 domain-containing protein, whose amino-acid sequence MKKIWLLPALFSFLSALAAPHDSLMNELAGELKRTALYDSQKNQSIRRLEVLLKDTATHAPQEIFDLNEKLFEEYKVYSYKEAFRYATSLLAIAYRLNEPAYIVKAKLKLCFILHSSGLYKEAYDSLSSIRINPGTNRTLKAECYTLMGRYYYDLAEYANDSFFTTGYIIKGSAFIDSALNYYDKNGFEYAYYSGLKYLEQGNTDASFAFFNKIIQDTALGLHRYAIAASSLSKVCLMQGKTEDAIQLLIKASLADLRSSTKETFAIFQLAELLYNKGDLPNAALCIASAAANAQFYGARQRKLQISTILPLVEAQKLNAVEARKNELLRFTLILAALVILLVILTFIILKQVKQLRRSQQLLTESHLQQQAINKQLEGANKTLAVVNEKLEEANTIKEEYIGYFFNMDSEFFARLNKFKTLAEQKLADKKYDEIKFLLHNLHTKREKEELLNSFDKVFLKLFPGFVKEFNALLLPEDRVQLKDKESLNTDMRIFALLRMGISDHEKIAEILEYSVKTIYAYKTRIRNKSIAPKEFEERIMKIKGFHSE is encoded by the coding sequence ATGAAAAAAATATGGTTGCTTCCTGCGCTCTTTTCGTTCCTTTCAGCGCTTGCCGCCCCTCACGACAGCCTGATGAATGAATTGGCCGGGGAACTGAAAAGAACAGCACTGTACGACAGTCAAAAGAATCAATCAATACGGCGCTTGGAGGTTTTGTTGAAAGATACGGCAACACACGCACCGCAGGAGATCTTTGATCTCAATGAAAAACTATTTGAAGAATATAAGGTCTATAGTTATAAAGAAGCCTTCCGCTATGCTACCAGCCTGCTTGCCATTGCCTACCGCCTGAATGAACCTGCTTACATCGTAAAGGCTAAACTGAAACTGTGCTTTATCCTGCATTCATCAGGCCTCTACAAAGAAGCCTACGACTCTTTAAGCTCCATTCGCATTAACCCCGGAACAAACAGAACCCTGAAAGCCGAATGTTATACCTTGATGGGACGCTATTATTACGATCTCGCAGAATATGCCAACGATAGCTTTTTTACAACTGGTTATATCATAAAAGGTTCCGCATTCATCGATTCGGCATTGAACTATTACGACAAAAATGGTTTTGAATATGCCTATTACAGCGGATTGAAATACCTTGAACAAGGTAATACTGATGCCTCTTTCGCATTTTTTAATAAGATCATACAGGATACAGCGCTTGGTTTACACCGCTATGCAATAGCTGCTTCCTCTTTAAGTAAGGTATGCCTGATGCAGGGAAAAACGGAAGACGCAATTCAACTGCTGATAAAAGCTTCCCTGGCCGATCTCAGATCATCCACGAAAGAAACCTTTGCAATCTTTCAACTGGCCGAACTTCTGTATAATAAAGGCGATCTCCCCAATGCAGCCCTTTGTATCGCCAGTGCAGCTGCTAACGCTCAGTTTTATGGCGCCAGGCAACGTAAACTGCAGATCAGCACCATCCTCCCGCTCGTGGAAGCGCAGAAATTAAATGCCGTTGAAGCCCGGAAGAACGAATTGCTCAGGTTTACGCTTATCCTCGCCGCCCTCGTCATCTTACTGGTGATCCTTACTTTTATTATATTGAAACAGGTAAAACAACTGCGCAGGAGCCAGCAGTTGCTTACCGAGAGCCATTTGCAGCAACAGGCCATCAATAAACAGCTCGAAGGGGCTAATAAAACCCTCGCTGTGGTAAATGAAAAACTCGAAGAGGCAAATACTATTAAAGAAGAGTATATCGGCTACTTCTTCAATATGGACTCGGAATTTTTTGCCCGCCTCAATAAATTCAAAACCCTGGCCGAACAAAAACTGGCAGATAAAAAATATGACGAAATTAAATTCCTCCTCCATAACCTGCATACCAAAAGAGAAAAAGAAGAACTGCTGAATAGCTTTGACAAAGTTTTCCTGAAACTCTTCCCCGGTTTTGTAAAAGAATTCAACGCGTTACTCCTGCCCGAAGACCGGGTTCAGCTCAAAGACAAAGAATCGCTGAATACCGATATGAGAATTTTTGCCCTGCTTAGAATGGGCATCTCCGACCACGAAAAAATTGCCGAGATCCTGGAATACTCCGTAAAAACCATCTACGCATACAAAACCAGGATAAGGAATAAATCCATCGCCCCTAAAGAATTTGAAGAGCGTATTATGAAAATAAAAGGCTTTCACAGCGAATAA
- a CDS encoding SusF/SusE family outer membrane protein → MYKHIGKIFFLGLLAALWLAGCKKESFEKPVNAAFTLEAVSDTVFWGAKFKLSIIKTPDIRSLNVSLVSVDNSKEVFKDTLTDTTDSYLLSKEITVPADGSWAGKYILKLTASSVNGKAETDTVYFKKGVANYYLVGGSSSAGWDPVAGIKFAVFTKDAKPFYDYYGYLTNAGDGLKILPGNVNWDGGFGMKPGTPGVLTNAADAANIPVSADGFYRLRLDMTDLTKPGYVLVPSNWGIIGDATAGGWDNSTAMTFAPGKGNYQWTITATLTAGSFKFRENNAWDVNLGVDANTALKYDGDNVSVTAGTYTITLNLAPAGYTYSIQKK, encoded by the coding sequence ATGTATAAGCATATAGGTAAGATCTTTTTCCTGGGCTTGCTGGCTGCCTTATGGCTTGCCGGTTGCAAAAAAGAAAGTTTTGAAAAGCCCGTAAATGCCGCGTTTACGCTGGAAGCTGTCAGTGATACCGTGTTCTGGGGAGCTAAGTTTAAACTGAGCATCATTAAAACACCGGACATCAGATCTTTGAATGTGTCCCTCGTTTCAGTTGATAATAGCAAGGAGGTGTTCAAAGACACGCTGACCGATACCACGGATAGCTACTTGTTATCTAAAGAAATAACCGTACCTGCAGACGGCTCCTGGGCTGGAAAGTACATTCTGAAATTAACAGCTTCGTCTGTGAACGGTAAAGCTGAAACCGACACTGTTTATTTTAAAAAGGGTGTTGCCAATTATTACCTGGTAGGTGGATCGTCCTCAGCAGGATGGGATCCGGTTGCCGGGATAAAATTTGCAGTCTTTACAAAAGATGCAAAGCCTTTTTACGACTACTATGGTTATCTTACCAACGCTGGCGATGGGCTTAAAATATTACCCGGCAACGTGAATTGGGATGGTGGATTTGGTATGAAACCCGGAACGCCCGGGGTGCTTACCAATGCAGCAGATGCTGCTAACATCCCGGTGAGTGCCGATGGGTTTTATCGTCTCAGGCTGGATATGACGGATCTTACGAAACCGGGTTATGTACTGGTGCCGTCAAACTGGGGCATCATTGGCGACGCCACTGCGGGCGGCTGGGATAACAGCACTGCTATGACGTTTGCACCCGGAAAAGGAAATTATCAATGGACGATCACAGCAACGCTTACTGCCGGTTCATTTAAGTTCAGGGAGAACAATGCCTGGGATGTAAATCTCGGCGTTGATGCCAATACTGCCTTGAAGTACGATGGCGACAATGTATCCGTTACCGCCGGAACTTATACCATAACGCTTAACCTGGCTCCGGCAGGATATACTTATTCTATTCAAAAAAAGTAA
- a CDS encoding RagB/SusD family nutrient uptake outer membrane protein, which translates to MKLTIKKTIIPALMAAMALQACTKLDENVYSNYTDANFPTTAAQYAALTGPVYVAAQKFFDNNFYDLQEAGTDELIVPTRGGDWFDGGKWRDMHYHTWTPTHDLVKNAWDWGFNAIGTCNKILTQLQSAPESANKKLTLAQIRAMRAWYYYNMMDAYGNIPLVTTFDQNAAAPEQATRTAVYNFIVTELEEIKGSLPADVTAVTYGMPTKWMAFTLLAKLYLNAEVYVGTPQWDKAVAACDSVIAGGKYTLESDFTAQFKPDNGPQNKEPIFSIPFDAVKAKGNLLFNKTLHYGHQKTFKLTTVPWNGWCGQPAFYHKYEAADKRIGTWLSGQQYDANGAPVVYNGVNVVLDPDYFPAFDVGGADDKGRLAGARNNKYYADANAVSNNANNDFVVYRYADVLLMKAEAVLRGAANATKTEALDAVNQVRDRAFNNDASKRFTATTLTLAALYDERGRELSWEMSRRTDMIRFGKWEEAQLFKTANPGEAYRRIFPIPSTAIASNPKLHQNPSY; encoded by the coding sequence ATGAAACTAACAATAAAGAAAACGATCATCCCTGCACTTATGGCAGCAATGGCATTGCAGGCCTGTACCAAACTGGATGAAAACGTTTACTCGAATTATACGGACGCAAACTTCCCAACCACCGCTGCGCAATATGCAGCGCTGACAGGCCCCGTATATGTGGCGGCCCAGAAGTTTTTCGATAATAATTTTTACGACCTGCAGGAAGCCGGTACCGATGAATTGATTGTGCCAACAAGAGGAGGCGACTGGTTCGATGGCGGTAAATGGCGCGATATGCATTATCATACCTGGACGCCTACGCACGATCTGGTGAAGAATGCATGGGACTGGGGCTTCAATGCTATCGGTACCTGTAATAAAATTTTAACCCAGCTGCAGAGCGCACCCGAAAGCGCCAATAAAAAACTCACCCTGGCGCAGATCCGCGCCATGAGAGCCTGGTATTACTATAACATGATGGATGCCTATGGCAATATTCCGCTCGTAACAACCTTCGATCAAAATGCAGCGGCTCCTGAACAAGCTACCCGGACTGCAGTCTATAATTTCATAGTAACGGAACTGGAAGAGATAAAAGGTTCACTGCCAGCCGACGTTACAGCTGTTACTTATGGTATGCCAACAAAATGGATGGCTTTTACCCTGCTGGCCAAATTATACCTGAATGCCGAAGTGTACGTAGGTACACCCCAATGGGATAAAGCCGTAGCAGCCTGTGATAGTGTGATCGCCGGCGGTAAATACACGTTGGAATCCGATTTTACGGCGCAGTTTAAACCCGATAACGGCCCGCAGAATAAAGAACCCATCTTCTCTATTCCGTTTGATGCTGTTAAAGCAAAGGGCAACCTCTTGTTTAATAAAACCTTGCATTACGGTCATCAGAAAACATTTAAGCTAACCACTGTGCCCTGGAACGGCTGGTGTGGTCAGCCTGCTTTTTATCATAAATATGAGGCGGCGGATAAACGTATCGGTACATGGTTGTCGGGACAGCAATACGATGCCAACGGAGCGCCTGTTGTTTATAACGGCGTGAACGTGGTATTGGATCCCGATTATTTTCCCGCATTCGATGTAGGTGGCGCAGATGATAAAGGACGCCTTGCCGGCGCCAGGAATAATAAATATTACGCCGATGCCAATGCCGTAAGCAATAATGCAAACAACGACTTCGTCGTATACAGGTATGCCGATGTATTGCTCATGAAAGCCGAAGCGGTATTAAGAGGCGCAGCCAATGCTACAAAAACAGAGGCGTTAGATGCTGTTAACCAGGTAAGGGACAGGGCCTTCAATAACGACGCTTCAAAACGTTTTACCGCTACTACCTTAACATTGGCTGCTTTGTACGATGAAAGGGGGAGAGAGCTATCATGGGAAATGAGCAGGAGAACAGATATGATCCGGTTTGGTAAATGGGAAGAGGCGCAGTTGTTCAAAACCGCTAACCCCGGTGAAGCCTATAGGCGAATATTTCCCATTCCGTCCACCGCTATTGCGTCTAACCCCAAGTTGCATCAGAACCCCAGTTACTAA
- a CDS encoding glycoside hydrolase family 31 protein yields MKRNYHSCLWLLLSFLPFCVEAQQRVTEVGKVKKVTTAASQINLETENAFVRIEMYSPSIIKVRINKRPLTDLHSYAVTAAPATNGLHIQQNASTVNFSTDSLKGIVTKEPFSLSFYTPGGQLISKDEEGLTTSWIGDQVTTYKTLQEGERFIGLGEKTGALDRRGSGYTNWNTDAFGYSVSQDPIYSSIPFYIGVHHGLQYGIFLDNTNQSQFNFGASNNRFSSFGAADGEMNYYFIYNTQVAGIINSYTQLTGRMQLPPLWSLGYQQNRYSYYPETEVLRIAQTLREKKIPADGITLDIHYMDAYKIFTWDKNRFPDPKALTGKLNAMGLKTTVIADPGIKVEKGYGSYERGLNNDIFIKYADGKPYTGEVWPGWCHFPDFTSPQGRTWWGNEMKAYANDGVVGIWNDMNEIATWGQKMPDNVLFAFDGRTTTHKEAHNVYGMLMARASYEGFRKALPAKRPFMLTRAGYAGLQRYTALWTGDNRSEDDHMLAGVRLVNSLGLSGVSFTGMDIGGFTGGASVNLFIRWMQLGAFMPYYRNHTAVNTPAAEPWTFGEEALEISRNYVNLRYRLMPYLYAGIYESTQNGMPLNRSLAIDYTHDPQIYKGEFQNEYLFGRSLLILPVAGNVNFAAAYFPKGNWYDIYTGSLQQGNTSKLLALQKNKLPVYARGSGIVTMQSLIQSTAEKPSDTLTVYVYKGTDKNEFEYYEDDGESYEYEKGNYYKRLISFDPSANTITFSAPSGNNASKFKWLRIVFTGFDALNKITLDQKQQTTDNFFVSMLDPVSAFDPQGNTNQREGYTAPSVITSNSTQKITIQY; encoded by the coding sequence ATGAAAAGGAATTATCACAGTTGCCTCTGGCTGCTTTTGTCATTTCTTCCCTTTTGCGTGGAAGCGCAGCAGCGGGTCACAGAAGTAGGGAAAGTAAAGAAAGTAACCACCGCTGCCTCGCAAATCAACCTGGAAACAGAGAATGCTTTCGTTAGAATTGAAATGTATAGCCCTTCCATTATAAAGGTTAGGATAAACAAGCGGCCCCTGACCGATCTGCATTCTTATGCAGTGACCGCTGCCCCCGCCACAAACGGTTTACACATACAGCAAAACGCCTCCACGGTAAATTTCAGCACCGACTCCTTAAAAGGAATTGTAACAAAGGAACCTTTTTCCCTCAGCTTCTATACGCCCGGCGGGCAATTGATCAGCAAAGACGAAGAAGGGCTGACTACCAGCTGGATAGGCGACCAGGTAACTACCTATAAAACTTTACAGGAAGGAGAACGCTTTATAGGACTGGGAGAGAAAACAGGAGCGCTCGACCGCAGGGGGAGTGGCTACACTAACTGGAATACCGATGCCTTTGGATACAGCGTCAGCCAGGACCCTATTTATAGCTCGATCCCGTTTTACATAGGAGTACATCATGGTTTACAATACGGGATCTTCCTCGATAATACCAACCAGAGCCAGTTTAATTTTGGCGCCAGTAACAATCGTTTTTCCTCGTTTGGCGCAGCAGATGGAGAAATGAATTATTATTTCATCTATAATACTCAGGTAGCAGGCATTATAAACAGTTATACGCAGTTGACCGGCCGTATGCAGTTGCCCCCGCTCTGGAGCCTCGGCTATCAGCAGAACAGGTATAGTTATTACCCCGAAACGGAAGTCTTGCGTATCGCACAAACGCTCCGCGAAAAAAAGATCCCCGCCGATGGCATTACGCTCGACATTCATTATATGGATGCCTACAAGATCTTTACATGGGATAAGAACCGCTTTCCCGATCCCAAAGCACTAACTGGAAAATTGAATGCTATGGGATTGAAAACAACGGTCATCGCCGATCCCGGTATAAAGGTCGAAAAGGGATATGGCTCCTATGAAAGGGGACTGAACAACGATATTTTCATTAAGTATGCCGATGGTAAACCCTATACCGGCGAAGTTTGGCCCGGATGGTGCCATTTCCCCGATTTTACTTCACCGCAAGGCCGCACCTGGTGGGGCAATGAAATGAAAGCCTATGCAAACGACGGTGTCGTGGGCATCTGGAACGATATGAATGAAATTGCTACATGGGGACAAAAAATGCCCGACAATGTATTGTTTGCATTCGACGGCCGTACCACTACGCACAAAGAAGCGCATAACGTATATGGTATGCTCATGGCGCGCGCCAGCTACGAAGGCTTCCGCAAGGCGCTGCCCGCCAAACGCCCCTTTATGCTTACACGGGCAGGTTACGCAGGATTACAGCGCTATACAGCCCTCTGGACCGGCGATAACAGGTCCGAAGACGATCATATGCTGGCAGGCGTACGCCTGGTCAATAGCCTTGGCCTGAGCGGTGTTTCTTTTACAGGTATGGATATTGGCGGCTTTACAGGAGGCGCATCGGTAAACCTGTTTATCAGGTGGATGCAGCTGGGCGCCTTTATGCCTTACTATCGGAATCATACTGCCGTAAATACCCCAGCCGCAGAACCATGGACCTTTGGAGAAGAAGCGCTGGAAATATCCAGGAACTACGTGAACCTGCGTTATCGCCTGATGCCTTATTTATACGCTGGTATCTATGAGTCTACACAAAATGGTATGCCGCTGAATCGTAGCCTGGCCATCGATTACACACACGATCCGCAGATCTATAAAGGTGAATTTCAGAACGAATACCTGTTCGGCAGATCGCTGCTGATCTTGCCCGTGGCCGGTAACGTCAACTTCGCTGCTGCTTATTTTCCAAAGGGAAACTGGTACGACATATACACAGGCTCCTTGCAGCAAGGTAACACCAGTAAACTGCTTGCATTGCAAAAGAATAAACTCCCTGTATACGCACGCGGAAGTGGTATCGTTACCATGCAGTCATTGATCCAGTCTACTGCCGAAAAACCGTCCGATACGCTTACAGTCTATGTATACAAAGGCACAGATAAAAATGAGTTTGAATACTACGAAGACGATGGCGAATCATACGAATACGAAAAAGGAAATTATTATAAACGCCTTATCTCTTTCGATCCTTCCGCAAACACTATCACGTTTTCAGCGCCCTCCGGTAATAACGCCTCTAAATTTAAATGGCTGAGGATTGTCTTTACAGGGTTCGATGCTTTAAATAAAATAACCCTGGATCAAAAGCAGCAAACAACAGACAACTTCTTTGTTTCCATGCTGGATCCCGTTTCAGCTTTCGATCCGCAGGGCAACACGAATCAAAGGGAAGGATATACAGCGCCTTCTGTAATAACTTCTAATAGCACTCAAAAAATAACCATACAGTATTAA